One Coffea eugenioides isolate CCC68of chromosome 2, Ceug_1.0, whole genome shotgun sequence genomic window, TTAAAGCCCAATGAAAGATTTCACTAACTAAAGTCGCAAAAATAATGTGAGAAAGTGAGACCAGTAGGCAACTATTTTAGATGAAATATTCCAGGGAAGCTAAATTGGGAACTATACTAGGTTTTTTCTGTCAGTCACAAATGTAAAAGACTCCTAAAATCATCTTGTCTTAAGAGTAGTTAAACTTCAACTCCATGTTGATAcaaaattttgatttgtaaCTAGACTATCATACATATAATTGCGCAATACAACCTGAAATTTTCAAGGCTTTCTTGTTTTCTACATCAAACTGCTTATTTATTTCTGACCAAAAGCTGTGGTTGGCACGTTAGCAGAAGTTTGGGCAGTCAGTAGTGAAGACAACATTTACTATATATAACCTGCTATAGCCCTTGAATGTAACGTCATATATAATTTTGAATGAAGAGAATATAAAGCTACCTTCTCACGATACACTGAAACCAGCTCTTGAGGGACATAAAGCTTTCCTTCATCACCCATCACTGGATCACAGACTGACAGAAGATTCCACTTATAGCAAATTGTATACGCTAGTGAAAGAATTGATAATCTAAAGAAGCCACCCTCTTCACCCACCCCATCACAAGAGCAAGCATGACATATCAGTTATACTGCTTTTTAAAGGCTAAAATAACCCAATTGTCTGGGCTGGGCTCAAACCAGGAGAATATAATAGCATAACCAGTATATGAACAGAgtgaaaagaagaagaagaagaagcagcatTTGACTTACCATATGTAAGTCCGGGGTTGATTGCCCGGAGCTTATCAACAACTTTAAGCACAGTGTTCAGGAAGGAGACAGAACCAATATAACCTACGATATACAGCCAAAATCAGCACACAAACAGATTAAAAGTGAATTCTTATAGCAAAGAGAAGCACAAACATGGACGAATGTTTTTTGTCTACTATCCACAAAACAGTAATAAAATAGCATTTTCTTAAACGGTCAATTAACATTAATATGTTAACTCTTACCACAAACTTTCTTTGTGATTGAAAGTACGCAATCAAACTAATTAAAAGAGCAGATTTAAAGGTTCATAGGTTTCAGCAGAAAAGACATCAATGTAGCTAACGAAATGGATCAGAATCCTGAAAGTTTAGCAACACAACAGATCAGCAACAAATTTTGGTGCTCTTATATACCTGTCAATAAATGTGTATAGTATAACAAATCATTGGCTTCAAGACCTTCTATTAAGTCCCATAGTTGATCTCCATTTAATACCTGCCCCTTAAAAGTTGGGTATCCTGCATAATCCTCAAGTTCATCAAACAAAAATCTAAATGCAGCTCTAGATCATTTATGCCTGAACTTTTACAGATTCAGAAATGACCTTTCACCATAATTCAGGGGTCAGACTGACAATGAAGTGGATATAAGCAGCTTGCCTGTGTGATTCGAGAACTGCACGGAATTGATGGGGTCCACATCATAGCCCAATAGTTGGAGAGGAAATACGGCTGATTTGTTGCCTACATACCCCTGAGCCAAAAAAGTACTAAACATCACCCACGCACCAGTCTCACATTATATGAGCAGCACAAACTAATACCAAGATGAAAAGAGGTACAATCTCATGGGCCACAACTACTGCTTTAATGTACATATCTTTGCTGAATCATGACAAGCTCACGAGGTACAAAACAATTGCTTTAGAAAGTTTGAAGTAAAAATATTCCAAGGACTTCAACAGTTTTACTAATGAAATATAGGGAGTAACGGCTGTTCCACGTCAGATTATGCAACCAGTACACCCAGTTGGCTTGCTGCACTTTCAATTATGTTACACCCGATGCATAAATTTGGagttcagattttttttttttccctttaactTGGTCTCTGTAGTATCACCATCGTCGTTTACATATATGTCATGAGTAGAATGACCAGTTAATGCAGAACCCAGATAGAATTTCCAAAACCTTTCTATTCTAACGGAAAAAAACAGGAACAAGGATTTCATGCCTCTGACATGCAAAATTTGTACAAAGAACATATATAATTTGGGAAGATTAATCTAATTTTGAGCATGAATAATCAGAGTCAAAGCAATGATGATAATATACCTGAACCGTGTGAGACTGTATACTAAGGACTCTGCCAGTTTCAGACGGTAGAGCCAATGCAAGCACCGGCGGCGCCATTGCCGAAATCCTGAAGCTCCTTAACCTACAAATTTAATCCCAAAACCATCAAAGATACAAAAGCTTGAATTCAgaaggggaagaaaaaaaaaagtcaatttcTTCGGGAAACAAAAGTTCACCTGCAACTAAAGAAGCTTGGAAATGGCTCCGATCCAGGGAGATAAAAGGTATTTGCCTTTATCATATGCCACTGAAACTTAGCTTCTCGTCTAGATAATGCATTGATCAATCTACTTTTCCAACTCTTTCAGGTAATATTTATATCTAGCAGATCAGCAAAATGTTGATTATTGAGCTTTGAACTAGGATTTGCGGAAATTGTTGGGTAAGCTGTCGTCTGAGAGACCCGTAGTGGTTGGTAAAACGTGAACGAGGGCAATTTGGTCATTTGAGGTGGGAACATGGGGACAGCCTGATTACAATCTACGCAATTGCTTACGACGTCGGTTGGAAACGGGGTTCCGCTGTAATTAGGGTGAAGTTTCGCCGATGCCGCCACAAGTTTGGAAGTTTTAATTGGAGCCATTCACGAGGCGCCACGAAAAGTGCTCCTGGACTCGAGTTTCATATCTGCCGTCCGATAAGATATCGAGCTGAAGGGgactttatttttgttttttgctaaaaaaGGAAATTCTTATTGACCagataaatgaaagaaaagaagtaaGGATTTTCTACCAGCTTTGTACTGATCGAatgtaggggtggcaatttctgACACGACCCGAAAATACGACACGAATCTAATatgaaattaatgggtttgggttgaagtTTTGGaggttcgggtcagaatcgggtcgaacccgatgaacccgaaaagaaaacatgtcgatttcgggtcaacccgtggtgacctgatatgacccgatatgacccgtttacaaattaaaaataatttaataaacataaaaattattttatctaactaaactaaatcattcttttttttcaaaggcattaattacttaatcctaaatgaatttatttaccttgtgtgaagttaaaattattatatttggacaaataatataattcattttaatttattttatatttggtttgggataaaacacttttacggtgtttaatttattttggatttgatttgaaattatttatttaaatttttattacttgatgatgtaattaattttgtgagaaattgattttattagaatttacagtgataaattaataaattaaaattaatttctgggtcatttcgggtcgacccgccaacccaaaattttcgggttcgtgtCAGATATActgacccgtcacgggttgacgtgtcgggttcgggtcaacagattttTTGGCGGGTCGGGTCAACCTGattggacccgaattgccaccaCTAATCGAATGTATGTAGAATAGGAGTGTACTAGTGTGAATACCCGTGCTACGCACGGTGCTgacattattaaaaaaaataaaaataaaatggtgaacaaataaaggtgaaaaaattataccaacaaaattaaaatgtaatatatgtttaacaatagtttgaaatataataaatgtgtatatcattcaagaattgtctttttttttaagatggatcataaaaaaaaataaaaatttatattaaaaaagGGAATGACATATTTCTACaaatgaatgtaattgaatgttgttaaaatgaaatacttacaaatactaagcattcgatttgataatcttgtttGAATGTGCGAACACtcttcacaccaatccacttttagtacgaatgccaaaattggtgatttaattaaCTTTGTTAAATTTTATGGAGTGCGTACTacaaatgaaaatgcatgatCTTTACATTTTTGTAATAATGACTTGTACTTCGATTGCACTTGAAAATTTTTAGTCCAACGAAACTACTGAAAATTTCCCGTTATTGGACCTCCCCATCCCACACGTCCGATTATGAGCACCGAGGCGAGTAGACTGTAGAGTAACTCACTTTTTTCCAACTTCCAGCAAGTAGCCCACTAGCGCCAGCCACACATATTTGCAATCACAACCCCCCATCCCAAAAACCCAGCAAAACCAAGCACCACTAATTGAAAACAAACCAATAAATGCACTAAAATGCCTCCCATCTATACCTcaaattgcactttaacccacaaatttttattttaggtACTTTGACCgcttattgttatttttttgtgCGAAATTATCCCTCTAATTGCTTTTGTCTTTTTCGATTTTTTCACATGTCGCTAACTGCTTCATTCTCTTTGCTATCACTTGTATAtttaaaatcaatttttaatattaaatAAAAAGGAATCCATTAGTTTATAATATGTTCATAATGTagataaattattaaatttggAAAAGGGCATATGTTCTTATaggctttttttcttttcttttttgggggaAAATGAGTTTGTTCttgtaggttttttttttggatatagaattgtttttcaaatattttggTTCTTAGTCCCTACTATGTTTAAACCATCTTTTAATATCCAATTCAATATAGTCTTTTAATTTGGTAACctctataatttttaatttattcttttggtTTAAGTTTAGTTAGAATTCAGAATTTTTCAAATACCAAGagaaatcatatttttttttagtcaCCGTCTTCAATTTCCCATCTAATGACCCTTGTGGTTTTACCGATTATGAATAGGATAGATGATGTGGTTATTAGAATTTAAAAGCTACCGCCATAGTGTTTCTATTccgtttttctttatttcttttgggtcaAGGTAATCTC contains:
- the LOC113761548 gene encoding pyridoxal kinase isoform X2, which gives rise to MIKANTFYLPGSEPFPSFFSCRLRSFRISAMAPPVLALALPSETGRVLSIQSHTVQGYVGNKSAVFPLQLLGYDVDPINSVQFSNHTGYPTFKGQVLNGDQLWDLIEGLEANDLLYYTHLLTGYIGSVSFLNTVLKVVDKLRAINPGLTYVCDPVMGDEGKLYVPQELVSVYREKVVPVASMLTPNQFEAELLTGIRIVSEQDGREACNRLHTAGPPKALPPEQFKIAIPKIPAYFTGTGDLMTALLLGWSNRYPDNLEKAAELAVSSLQALLVRTLNDYRRAGYDCQSSSLEIRLIQSQDDIRNPEAKYKAERYN
- the LOC113761548 gene encoding pyridoxal kinase isoform X1, whose product is MIKANTFYLPGSEPFPSFFSCRLRSFRISAMAPPVLALALPSETGRVLSIQSHTVQGYVGNKSAVFPLQLLGYDVDPINSVQFSNHTGYPTFKGQVLNGDQLWDLIEGLEANDLLYYTHLLTGYIGSVSFLNTVLKVVDKLRAINPGLTYVCDPVMGDEGKLYVPQELVSVYREKVVPVASMLTPNQFEAELLTGIRIVSEQDGREACNRLHTAGPPKVVITSMNMDGNLILIGSHRKEKALPPEQFKIAIPKIPAYFTGTGDLMTALLLGWSNRYPDNLEKAAELAVSSLQALLVRTLNDYRRAGYDCQSSSLEIRLIQSQDDIRNPEAKYKAERYN